A single region of the Triticum dicoccoides isolate Atlit2015 ecotype Zavitan chromosome 2B, WEW_v2.0, whole genome shotgun sequence genome encodes:
- the LOC119366372 gene encoding ankyrin-1-like isoform X2, producing MAPPFVYAPSSGAGTCQDAAIKAAFDGDLRRLRGIVKSLDDPRVIFSFDMGGGIGVLHIAAVGGHLEVCKYLVEELGGDVNAPAPGIGDFAGVTPFMSSAQSGDVSTVKYLLDHGGDLTKSDAKGRTVLHHAACIGSCTVTEFLLSKGVPVDIDCGRGTPLHQAATNEQDKTVKILLEHHADPNATVVGIGTALMGALLYRSLKCMKLLIKGGADVNRGSSLPMTPLVFTTGWGGYTNFVKFLLKAGADPNIPDAYGNLPIELAAIRDCMEEVEMLFPLTSPIPTIPNWSIDGIISHAKFESAKPLDGRQLEQTKATLKAHADHLFRLKDYKVASKAYGVAIDVAPSATLYANRSLCKLLLDDGEGALSDALRCRMLRPNWVKACYRQAAAHMLLKEYKQACDALLDAQKLDPGNVEVERELRKARELMKAHGEADK from the exons ATGGCGCCGCCGTTCGTCTACGCCCCGAGCTCCGGCGCCGGCACAT GCCAGGACGCCGCCATCAAGGCGGCCTTCGACGGCGACCTCCGGCGCCTCAGAG GTATTGTAAAGAGCCTCGACGACCCAAGGGTGATCTTCTCTTTCGACATGGGTGGTGGCATTGGTGTGCTGCACATCGCAGCCGTCGGAGGGCATCTTGAGGTTTGCAAATACTTGGTGGAGGAACTCGGGGGAGATGTGAATGCTCCTGCTCCTGGAATAGGAG ACTTTGCAGGTGTGACACCCTTTATGTCATCTGCTCAGTCTGGCGATGTTTCTACTGTGAAGTATTTGCTTGATCATGGCGGTGATCTAACAAAGTCAGATGCTAAAGGACGCACAGTTCTCCACCATGCAGCATGCATAG GAAGCTGTACGGTCACCGAGTTCCTACTTTCAAAAGGAGTACCTGTTGACATAGACTGTGGCCGTGGTACACCACTCCATCAAGCTGCTACTAATGAACAAGacaaaacagtgaagattttgttgGAACACCATGCAGAT CCTAACGCCACTGTTGTCGGAATTGGTACTGCCCTGATGGGTGCCCTTCTTTACCGTTCTTTGAAGTGCATGAAGCTGCTGATCAAG GGTGGTGCTGATGTCAATCGAGGGAGCTCCCTTCCGATGACTCCCTTAGTGTTCACTACAGGGTGGGGAGGCTATACAAACTTTGTGAAGTTTCTGTTAAAGGCAGGAGCGGATCCTAATATTCCTGATGCT TATGGTAACTTACCAATAGAGCTTGCTGCTATACGTGACTGCATGGAAGAAGTTGAAATGTTGTTTCCTTTGACTTCCCCAATACCAACTATCCCAAACTGGAGTATAGATGGAATCATCTCGCATGCAAAATTTGAAAGTGCAAAGCCACTG GATGGAAGGCAGCTTGAACAAACAAAAGCTACACTCAAGGCACATGCAGATCATTTATTCAGGCTGAAGGACTACAAGGTGGCATCAAAAGCATATGGTGTG GCAATAGATGTCGCGCCGAGTGCAACATTGTACGCGAACAGGAGTCTTTGCAAACTGCTGCTGGATGATGGTGAAGGTGCTCTGTCAGATGCTCTCAGATGCAGAATGCTGCGACCTAACTGGGTGAAAGCTTGCTACCGTCAGGCTGCAGCCCACATGCTACTCAAA GAGTATAAACAAGCTTGTGATGCTCTCCTGGACGCTCAAAAGTTGGATCCTGGAAACGTAGAGGTCGAGAGAGAGCTACG GAAGGCCAGGGAATTAATGAAAGCTCATGGTGAGGCTGACAAGTGA
- the LOC119366372 gene encoding inversin-like isoform X1: protein MAPPFVYAPSSGAGTCQDAAIKAAFDGDLRRLRGIVKSLDDPRVIFSFDMGGGIGVLHIAAVGGHLEVCKYLVEELGGDVNAPAPGIGDFAGVTPFMSSAQSGDVSTVKYLLDHGGDLTKSDAKGRTVLHHAACIGSCTVTEFLLSKGVPVDIDCGRGTPLHQAATNEQDKTVKILLEHHADPNATVVGIGTALMGALLYRSLKCMKLLIKASILFSISVHRYVLPSQPCFCVNLHGEGAVTRSIPQSFLQGGADVNRGSSLPMTPLVFTTGWGGYTNFVKFLLKAGADPNIPDAYGNLPIELAAIRDCMEEVEMLFPLTSPIPTIPNWSIDGIISHAKFESAKPLDGRQLEQTKATLKAHADHLFRLKDYKVASKAYGVAIDVAPSATLYANRSLCKLLLDDGEGALSDALRCRMLRPNWVKACYRQAAAHMLLKEYKQACDALLDAQKLDPGNVEVERELRKARELMKAHGEADK from the exons ATGGCGCCGCCGTTCGTCTACGCCCCGAGCTCCGGCGCCGGCACAT GCCAGGACGCCGCCATCAAGGCGGCCTTCGACGGCGACCTCCGGCGCCTCAGAG GTATTGTAAAGAGCCTCGACGACCCAAGGGTGATCTTCTCTTTCGACATGGGTGGTGGCATTGGTGTGCTGCACATCGCAGCCGTCGGAGGGCATCTTGAGGTTTGCAAATACTTGGTGGAGGAACTCGGGGGAGATGTGAATGCTCCTGCTCCTGGAATAGGAG ACTTTGCAGGTGTGACACCCTTTATGTCATCTGCTCAGTCTGGCGATGTTTCTACTGTGAAGTATTTGCTTGATCATGGCGGTGATCTAACAAAGTCAGATGCTAAAGGACGCACAGTTCTCCACCATGCAGCATGCATAG GAAGCTGTACGGTCACCGAGTTCCTACTTTCAAAAGGAGTACCTGTTGACATAGACTGTGGCCGTGGTACACCACTCCATCAAGCTGCTACTAATGAACAAGacaaaacagtgaagattttgttgGAACACCATGCAGAT CCTAACGCCACTGTTGTCGGAATTGGTACTGCCCTGATGGGTGCCCTTCTTTACCGTTCTTTGAAGTGCATGAAGCTGCTGATCAAGGCCAGTATTCTGTTTTCTATATCCGTTCATCGCTATGTTCTACCATCTCAGCCATGCTTTTGTGTCAATCTACATGGAGAGGGAGCCGTGACACGTTCTATTCCACAATCCTTTTTACAGGGTGGTGCTGATGTCAATCGAGGGAGCTCCCTTCCGATGACTCCCTTAGTGTTCACTACAGGGTGGGGAGGCTATACAAACTTTGTGAAGTTTCTGTTAAAGGCAGGAGCGGATCCTAATATTCCTGATGCT TATGGTAACTTACCAATAGAGCTTGCTGCTATACGTGACTGCATGGAAGAAGTTGAAATGTTGTTTCCTTTGACTTCCCCAATACCAACTATCCCAAACTGGAGTATAGATGGAATCATCTCGCATGCAAAATTTGAAAGTGCAAAGCCACTG GATGGAAGGCAGCTTGAACAAACAAAAGCTACACTCAAGGCACATGCAGATCATTTATTCAGGCTGAAGGACTACAAGGTGGCATCAAAAGCATATGGTGTG GCAATAGATGTCGCGCCGAGTGCAACATTGTACGCGAACAGGAGTCTTTGCAAACTGCTGCTGGATGATGGTGAAGGTGCTCTGTCAGATGCTCTCAGATGCAGAATGCTGCGACCTAACTGGGTGAAAGCTTGCTACCGTCAGGCTGCAGCCCACATGCTACTCAAA GAGTATAAACAAGCTTGTGATGCTCTCCTGGACGCTCAAAAGTTGGATCCTGGAAACGTAGAGGTCGAGAGAGAGCTACG GAAGGCCAGGGAATTAATGAAAGCTCATGGTGAGGCTGACAAGTGA